One part of the Rutidosis leptorrhynchoides isolate AG116_Rl617_1_P2 chromosome 1, CSIRO_AGI_Rlap_v1, whole genome shotgun sequence genome encodes these proteins:
- the LOC139899276 gene encoding uncharacterized mitochondrial protein AtMg00810-like codes for MRKLLDADEEWEPFDITLYRSMVGSLMYLTASRPDITLVVTVCAQFQSNPKKSHSKAMVRIFQYLKDRKITSGSIQMLESRLVGWSSKKQNCVSLSTTESEYIAAAQFLMLPNLPCVLDTKSDDYSLMVSNYFVNSEKNIPVSYWLAILERHQLCGSLSYIVSVPEQDLRLLNRTIRFVEATLPSFTNPQGEPARF; via the exons ATGAGGAAATTGCTGGATGCTGATGAAGAATGGGAACCTTTTGATATAactctttatcgaagcatggttggttctctaATGTATTTGACTGCGAGCAGACCGGATATTACACTTGTTGTAACGGTCTGTGCTCAATTCcaatccaaccctaagaaatcacacTCTAAAGCGATGGTTAGAATTTTCCAATACCTAAAAG ATAGAAAAATCACATCCGGATCCATTCAGATGTTGGAAAGtagactagttggttggtcatccaaaaagcaaaaTTGTGTTTCACTATCAAcaactgagtctgagtacattgctgcagctcaat TTTTGATGCTACCGAATCTGCCATGTGTACTTGATACCAAATCTGACGATTATTCG CTAATGGTGAGCAACTACTTCGTTAATTCTGAGAAAAACATTCCTGTCAGCTACTGGTTGGCTATACTGGAAAGGCATCAGCTATGTGGTTCTTTGAGCTATATTGTTAGTGTACCTGAGCAAGATCTAAGGCTTCTGAATAGAACTATCAGATTTGTTGAGGCCACACTTCCATCTTTTACTAACCCTCAAGGGGAACCTGCTCGGTTTTAA